Proteins encoded by one window of Venturia canescens isolate UGA chromosome 2, ASM1945775v1, whole genome shotgun sequence:
- the LOC122406195 gene encoding odorant receptor 4-like isoform X1 has product MDFRSINRYNVLTNAVSGNFLPLMGQKTKFHFPSTFWGTLVWIVEATYVTSWIIGNARYNPPAVAFQEASASWILAVELLILTIHLNIHRGDLRDLIRRLNDILVESDDFKRCLAENVDPNVTYLKMYSVMAFSSTVLWAVTPIFQVFSRDTFTYGDWTMTAYVPGEPFGVTTFACGVFFQVFGGCYLVLKKLSIDIYVSYFVTLLTSQYKYVREEIAKALHPEIETERDEQSVIDDLKKCVEHHCAVIGIARDFMKIVAVNVGLTYIGSILRFCFVSFAVVAFRGFYVYQFVFFLYGMGVFAQVFILCLAAQQLLDASTTVTADAFHENWHKSNKSVKKLFYTIELSNHIECKLTAYRTVDLIIPTLAVIMNKAYSVFLLLQEMN; this is encoded by the exons ATGGATTTTCGTAGCATAAACCGATACAACGTTTTGACTAATGCCGTTTCGGGCAACTTTTTGCCCCTCATGGGGCAAAAAACGAAGTTTCATTTTCCTTCTACGTTCTGGGGGACGTTGGTCTGGATCGTCGAGGCGACCTACGTAACCTCTTGGATCATTGGTAACGCGAGATACAACCCCCCCGCGGTGGCCTTTCAGGAAGCTTCTGCATCCTGGATTCTCGCTGTTGAATTACTCATTCTCACGATTCACCTTAATATACATCGCGGAGATTTGCGAGACTTGATTCGTCGCTTGAACGATATTCTCGTCGAATCGGACGACTTCAAGCGCTGCCTCGCCGAAAATGTCGACCCGAACGTGACGTATTTGAAAATGTACTCAGTCATGGCTTTCAGCTCGACGGTCCTGTGGGCTGTCACACctatttttcaagtattcaGCCGAGATACATTCACTTACGGAGATTGGACGATGACCGCCTACGTCCCCGGGGAACCTTTCGGCGTTACGACCTTCGCTTGCGGtgtttttttccaagttttcggCGGATGCTATCTCGTCTTGAAAAAACTCAGCATCGATATCTACGTGAGCTACTTCGTGACACTTTTGACCTCTCAGTACAAATACGTTCGGGAAGAAATAGCCAAGGCTCTCCATCCGGAAATTGAAACTGAAAGAGACGAACAGTCGGTGATtgacgatttgaaaaaatgtgtcgaGCACCATTGCGCTGTTATCGG AATTGCTCgagatttcatgaaaatagtAGCCGTCAATGTGGGTCTGACGTACATCGGTTCGATATTGAGATTTTGTTTCGTGAGCTTCGCCGTCGTTGCG TTTCGGGGCTTTTACGTATACCAGTTTGTGTTCTTCTTGTACGGTATGGGCGTTTTCGCTCAAGTTTTTATTCTCTGTTTGGCAGCTCAGCAGTTGCTGGATGCG AGCACGACGGTGACTGCGGATGcgtttcatgaaaattggcatAAAAGCAACAAAAGTGTAAAGAAattattctacacgatcgaATTGAGTAATCACATCGAGTGTAAATTGACGGCGTACCGAACCGTCGATTTGATCATCCCGACATTGGCGGTG ATCATGAATAAAGCTTACTCAGTTTTCCTCCTTCTGCAGGAGATGAATTGA
- the LOC122406195 gene encoding uncharacterized protein isoform X2, producing MDFRSINRYNVLTNAVSGNFLPLMGQKTKFHFPSTFWGTLVWIVEATYVTSWIIGNARYNPPAVAFQEASASWILAVELLILTIHLNIHRGDLRDLIRRLNDILVESDDFKRCLAENVDPNVTYLKMYSVMAFSSTVLWAVTPIFQVFSRDTFTYGDWTMTAYVPGEPFGVTTFACGVFFQVFGGCYLVLKKLSIDIYVSYFVTLLTSQYKYVREEIAKALHPEIETERDEQSVIDDLKKCVEHHCAVIGIARDFMKIVAVNVGLTYIGSILRFCFVSFAVVASTTVTADAFHENWHKSNKSVKKLFYTIELSNHIECKLTAYRTVDLIIPTLAVIMNKAYSVFLLLQEMN from the exons ATGGATTTTCGTAGCATAAACCGATACAACGTTTTGACTAATGCCGTTTCGGGCAACTTTTTGCCCCTCATGGGGCAAAAAACGAAGTTTCATTTTCCTTCTACGTTCTGGGGGACGTTGGTCTGGATCGTCGAGGCGACCTACGTAACCTCTTGGATCATTGGTAACGCGAGATACAACCCCCCCGCGGTGGCCTTTCAGGAAGCTTCTGCATCCTGGATTCTCGCTGTTGAATTACTCATTCTCACGATTCACCTTAATATACATCGCGGAGATTTGCGAGACTTGATTCGTCGCTTGAACGATATTCTCGTCGAATCGGACGACTTCAAGCGCTGCCTCGCCGAAAATGTCGACCCGAACGTGACGTATTTGAAAATGTACTCAGTCATGGCTTTCAGCTCGACGGTCCTGTGGGCTGTCACACctatttttcaagtattcaGCCGAGATACATTCACTTACGGAGATTGGACGATGACCGCCTACGTCCCCGGGGAACCTTTCGGCGTTACGACCTTCGCTTGCGGtgtttttttccaagttttcggCGGATGCTATCTCGTCTTGAAAAAACTCAGCATCGATATCTACGTGAGCTACTTCGTGACACTTTTGACCTCTCAGTACAAATACGTTCGGGAAGAAATAGCCAAGGCTCTCCATCCGGAAATTGAAACTGAAAGAGACGAACAGTCGGTGATtgacgatttgaaaaaatgtgtcgaGCACCATTGCGCTGTTATCGG AATTGCTCgagatttcatgaaaatagtAGCCGTCAATGTGGGTCTGACGTACATCGGTTCGATATTGAGATTTTGTTTCGTGAGCTTCGCCGTCGTTGCG AGCACGACGGTGACTGCGGATGcgtttcatgaaaattggcatAAAAGCAACAAAAGTGTAAAGAAattattctacacgatcgaATTGAGTAATCACATCGAGTGTAAATTGACGGCGTACCGAACCGTCGATTTGATCATCCCGACATTGGCGGTG ATCATGAATAAAGCTTACTCAGTTTTCCTCCTTCTGCAGGAGATGAATTGA